In a genomic window of Weissella tructae:
- a CDS encoding Asp23/Gls24 family envelope stress response protein — protein sequence MAVKIQMNQGTIEIENDVIATIVGAAATDNYGVIGMASQTPLRDGFNQILNGDNFAKGVVVRQNTNGVAVDVYIITGYGMKISEISKSVQARVKNDLNVMLGIIADEVNVIVQGVRMLED from the coding sequence ATGGCAGTTAAAATTCAAATGAATCAAGGAACGATTGAAATTGAAAATGACGTCATTGCAACGATTGTGGGAGCAGCCGCAACGGATAACTATGGTGTTATTGGTATGGCAAGTCAAACCCCATTGCGAGATGGCTTCAACCAAATTTTAAATGGAGACAACTTCGCTAAGGGTGTTGTTGTGCGCCAAAATACAAATGGGGTCGCCGTTGATGTATATATCATCACTGGCTATGGGATGAAAATTTCTGAAATTTCAAAGAGTGTACAAGCACGTGTCAAGAATGATTTAAACGTGATGCTTGGCATTATTGCAGACGAAGTCAATGTTATTGTGCAAGGTGTACGCATGTTGGAAGACTAA
- the rsmB gene encoding 16S rRNA (cytosine(967)-C(5))-methyltransferase RsmB encodes MTNQSKGKIPQWEKNNARALAVRTLEKVQNGAYSNLQLNAIVKQSELDSRDIAFMTNMVYGVIQHRLTLNYWLTSFVKNPDKLDPWVRELLLISMFQMVYMDKVPKHAIFDEAIELAKRRGHAGIRKLVTGVLHAIDREGLSDFSELTNLSERLSIQYSMPEWLVESFLNDYGQERTEQLLTSVNEAPKQSARVNTVMNTVEEAIETLTAEGFTVERSEVSPVGLLLSGGHVASSDAFANGLVTLQDESAMLMAPAMTLTESMQVLDAAAAPGGKTTQIATYLDPAQGGMVTALDIHEHKVSLIEDNAARLAVAKQVDARLLDARKVDEAFADATFDRILVDAPCSGFGLLRRKPEIRYDKSIADSQNLQRIQLAILDAVADKVKVNGDIVYGTCTILKLENTDVVDAFLATHDDFEVVPTFLDNDLDVRTADGSVQILPDDFGSDGFFIATLRRTK; translated from the coding sequence ATGACGAACCAAAGTAAAGGTAAGATCCCACAATGGGAAAAGAACAATGCACGTGCATTAGCCGTACGCACATTGGAAAAGGTCCAAAATGGTGCCTACTCTAATCTACAATTGAATGCGATTGTGAAGCAATCAGAACTAGATAGTCGTGACATCGCCTTTATGACAAACATGGTTTATGGGGTGATTCAACATCGTTTGACATTGAATTACTGGTTGACGAGTTTTGTTAAGAACCCAGACAAGTTGGATCCATGGGTTCGTGAATTGTTGTTGATTTCAATGTTCCAAATGGTTTACATGGACAAGGTTCCTAAGCACGCCATTTTTGACGAAGCAATTGAATTAGCAAAGCGTCGTGGGCACGCTGGAATTCGTAAGTTGGTGACGGGTGTCTTGCATGCCATTGATCGTGAAGGTTTGTCAGACTTTTCTGAATTAACAAACTTGTCAGAACGTCTGTCAATTCAATACTCAATGCCAGAATGGTTAGTGGAATCTTTCTTGAACGATTACGGACAAGAACGTACAGAACAACTGTTGACGAGTGTTAATGAAGCACCTAAGCAATCAGCTCGAGTGAATACAGTTATGAATACAGTTGAAGAAGCCATTGAAACTTTGACAGCTGAAGGCTTCACCGTTGAACGTTCTGAAGTGAGCCCAGTTGGTTTGTTGTTGAGCGGCGGTCATGTGGCCAGTTCAGATGCTTTTGCAAATGGACTTGTGACATTACAAGACGAATCAGCTATGTTGATGGCGCCAGCGATGACATTGACAGAAAGCATGCAAGTGCTTGATGCTGCAGCTGCACCAGGTGGAAAGACAACACAAATTGCCACATACCTTGACCCTGCGCAAGGTGGGATGGTCACAGCGTTGGATATCCATGAACATAAGGTCTCATTGATTGAAGATAATGCAGCGCGTTTGGCCGTTGCTAAGCAAGTTGATGCACGTTTGCTTGATGCACGTAAGGTTGATGAAGCCTTTGCAGATGCAACTTTCGACCGTATCTTGGTTGACGCACCATGTTCAGGATTTGGACTATTGCGTCGTAAGCCAGAAATTCGTTACGACAAGTCAATTGCAGATAGTCAAAACTTGCAACGTATTCAATTAGCCATTTTGGACGCAGTGGCGGACAAGGTTAAGGTTAACGGGGATATTGTTTACGGTACTTGTACAATTTTGAAGTTGGAAAACACAGACGTTGTGGATGCCTTTTTGGCCACACACGATGACTTTGAAGTAGTGCCAACATTCTTGGACAATGACTTAGACGTTCGTACAGCTGATGGTAGCGTACAAATTTTGCCAGATGATTTTGGTTCAGACGGTTTCTTTATTGCAACACTACGTCGAACAAAGTAA
- the priA gene encoding primosomal protein N' — protein MQAQVVVDVPTMQTNQPYTYQIPTHLEEMVEAGMRVIVPFGKGNRRVQGFVVETSLSETDTTNKIKEIDEVLDLAPVLNQEMLELGAWIAQETFAFQINVFQAMLPNVMRAKYSKTLQLIDGVDLHDYPEIADLFVDRYEIPFNAEEVDPAWWPQLQRLQKKQMIQFGYYVDDRAQAKMVTALRPTKDAAFYENELTQLRKNAVKQARLLRYLAQAESVYQPQREIVAALELDYASLQKAEDNGWIERTEIEQYRLPKLTSAIERTEPLVLNSEQEIAYAAITDSLVNEPKTFLLEGVTGSGKTEVYLQSIAQTLAQGKTALMLVPEITLTPQMVRRVKGRFGDAVAVMHSGLSDGERFDEWRRIERQEVNVVVGARSAVFAPLANIGLIIMDEEHEATYKQDENPRYHARDVALWRAKYHGAVSVLGSATPSLESRARAQKGVYGLLTMTKRALNNPLPETTIVDMREAVKVTGDDLFSPELMTAIQTRLDRKEQSVLMLNRRGFANFVTCRDCGETPTCVNCDLALTMHAHQGQLVCHYCGYSQAIPTACPACGSNRIRPFGTGTEKVEQELQARFPEARILRMDADTTRRKGASDALLETFGAGKADILLGTQMIAKGLDFPNVTLVGVLNADTTLGLPDFRAAERTFQLLTQVSGRAGRADKLGEVVIQTFNPDHYAIQFAQAHDYEGFYGQEMSLRREWRYAPYFYTIQIKIGHQDEAHAAKVAYQLAEWLKPQMGSQTIMLGPSTGAVARLKNKYYYRLVLKYRNGTELFNALTELMQKGQVLQREKVTLVIDREPVSFI, from the coding sequence ATGCAAGCTCAAGTTGTAGTTGATGTACCGACCATGCAGACTAATCAACCTTATACTTATCAGATTCCAACCCATTTAGAAGAAATGGTGGAAGCGGGTATGCGTGTGATTGTGCCTTTTGGAAAAGGGAATCGTCGTGTACAAGGATTTGTCGTCGAAACAAGTCTAAGTGAAACGGACACAACAAATAAGATAAAAGAAATCGATGAAGTACTTGATTTGGCTCCAGTGTTAAATCAAGAGATGTTAGAACTTGGTGCGTGGATTGCACAGGAAACATTTGCATTTCAAATTAATGTGTTTCAAGCCATGCTGCCCAATGTGATGCGTGCAAAATATTCAAAAACGCTGCAATTGATTGATGGCGTTGATTTACATGATTATCCAGAAATAGCAGATTTGTTTGTGGATCGTTATGAAATTCCGTTTAATGCGGAAGAAGTTGATCCAGCTTGGTGGCCACAATTACAACGTCTACAAAAAAAGCAAATGATTCAATTTGGTTATTATGTGGATGATCGTGCGCAAGCCAAAATGGTAACGGCACTACGTCCAACGAAAGATGCGGCATTTTATGAAAACGAATTAACGCAGTTACGTAAAAATGCGGTGAAACAAGCGCGATTGTTACGCTATCTGGCTCAAGCAGAGTCTGTCTACCAACCACAACGAGAAATCGTGGCGGCATTAGAATTGGATTATGCGAGCTTGCAAAAAGCAGAAGATAATGGCTGGATTGAACGTACTGAAATCGAGCAATATCGTTTACCAAAGTTAACGAGTGCGATTGAACGAACTGAACCATTAGTATTAAATTCTGAGCAAGAAATTGCGTATGCAGCAATTACGGATAGCTTAGTCAATGAGCCCAAAACTTTCTTATTAGAAGGTGTCACCGGTTCAGGAAAAACGGAAGTCTATCTGCAAAGTATTGCGCAGACCTTAGCACAAGGTAAGACCGCCTTGATGTTAGTACCTGAAATTACGCTAACACCACAAATGGTGCGTCGTGTGAAAGGCCGTTTTGGTGACGCAGTTGCGGTGATGCATAGTGGACTCTCAGATGGTGAGCGATTTGACGAATGGCGTCGCATTGAACGTCAAGAAGTTAACGTCGTGGTTGGGGCGCGTTCAGCTGTATTTGCTCCTTTGGCAAATATTGGGCTAATCATCATGGATGAAGAGCACGAAGCAACTTATAAACAAGATGAAAATCCCCGCTATCATGCTCGGGATGTTGCCTTGTGGCGAGCCAAATATCATGGTGCTGTCAGCGTCTTAGGTTCAGCAACGCCTTCGTTGGAAAGTCGCGCACGTGCACAAAAAGGTGTCTATGGTTTGTTGACGATGACAAAACGTGCCCTGAATAATCCATTGCCGGAAACAACGATTGTGGATATGCGTGAAGCAGTCAAAGTAACTGGGGATGATTTGTTTTCACCGGAATTAATGACGGCAATACAGACACGCTTAGACCGTAAGGAACAAAGTGTCTTGATGTTGAATCGTCGTGGGTTTGCGAATTTTGTGACCTGTCGTGATTGTGGTGAGACACCAACCTGTGTGAACTGTGATTTGGCATTGACGATGCATGCACATCAAGGACAACTTGTTTGTCACTATTGTGGATATAGCCAGGCCATTCCAACAGCTTGCCCAGCTTGTGGCTCAAACCGTATTCGTCCGTTTGGAACTGGGACGGAGAAAGTGGAACAAGAATTACAGGCTCGTTTCCCTGAAGCGCGTATTTTACGTATGGACGCTGATACAACCCGTCGTAAAGGGGCGAGTGACGCCTTATTAGAAACCTTTGGTGCTGGTAAGGCAGATATCTTATTGGGAACGCAAATGATTGCGAAAGGATTAGATTTTCCAAATGTCACATTAGTCGGTGTTTTAAACGCCGATACAACATTGGGATTACCTGATTTTCGAGCGGCTGAGCGTACATTCCAATTGTTAACTCAGGTATCGGGTCGTGCCGGTCGTGCGGATAAATTAGGTGAAGTCGTGATTCAAACCTTTAATCCAGATCATTATGCGATTCAATTCGCACAGGCACATGACTATGAAGGTTTTTATGGTCAAGAAATGAGTTTACGTCGTGAATGGCGATATGCACCGTATTTCTATACGATACAGATTAAGATTGGTCATCAAGATGAAGCACATGCGGCTAAAGTGGCGTATCAATTAGCTGAATGGCTAAAGCCACAGATGGGTTCTCAAACAATTATGCTTGGCCCATCAACAGGAGCCGTCGCACGGTTAAAAAATAAATATTATTATCGTTTGGTTTTGAAGTATCGTAATGGTACCGAACTATTTAATGCATTGACTGAATTAATGCAAAAAGGCCAAGTATTACAAAGAGAAAAAGTCACCTTAGTGATTGACCGTGAACCGGTTAGTTTCATCTAA
- the fmt gene encoding methionyl-tRNA formyltransferase — MTTKIIFMGTPDFSVPILNALIAAPEYDVIAAVTQPDRPVGRKKVLQPTPIKAAALAGDVPVFQPVKLGGSDELDQLIAMEPDLIVTAAYGQFLPTRFLESAKIAAINVHASLLPKYRGGAPIHYAVMNGDAKTGVSIMYMVKKMDAGDVLSQAEIAIPENATTGEMFADLSTLGRDTLLATLPGLIAGEIEGTPQDAELVSFSPNIAPEEEILDFTGSAQSVHNHVRGLNPFPTAHTTINGVRTKIQQTHLTGETTELPAGAIVKKTKKELWLAAGDGQVIAIDELQPAGKPKMAVAAYLNGHAAFNEGDIVITHDEPK; from the coding sequence ATGACAACAAAGATTATTTTTATGGGTACACCTGATTTTTCAGTGCCAATTTTGAATGCCTTGATTGCGGCACCAGAATATGATGTGATCGCAGCCGTAACACAACCTGATCGTCCAGTAGGGCGTAAGAAGGTATTACAACCAACGCCAATTAAGGCAGCTGCATTGGCTGGTGACGTGCCAGTGTTCCAACCCGTTAAATTGGGTGGTTCTGACGAATTGGACCAACTAATCGCGATGGAACCAGATTTGATTGTGACAGCTGCTTATGGCCAATTTTTGCCTACGCGTTTCTTAGAATCAGCCAAGATTGCAGCCATTAATGTGCATGCATCATTGTTACCTAAGTACCGTGGTGGGGCGCCAATTCATTACGCTGTGATGAATGGTGATGCCAAAACCGGTGTCTCAATCATGTACATGGTCAAGAAGATGGATGCGGGTGATGTTTTGTCACAAGCTGAAATTGCAATTCCTGAAAATGCAACAACAGGTGAGATGTTTGCGGATCTAAGTACTTTGGGGCGTGATACATTGTTAGCAACTTTGCCAGGCTTGATTGCTGGTGAAATTGAAGGGACACCACAAGATGCAGAATTGGTCAGTTTCTCACCAAACATTGCACCAGAAGAAGAAATTCTTGATTTCACAGGGTCAGCTCAATCAGTACATAACCATGTGCGTGGGTTAAACCCATTCCCAACTGCCCACACAACAATTAATGGTGTGCGCACAAAGATTCAACAAACACATTTGACTGGTGAAACAACAGAGTTGCCTGCCGGAGCAATTGTTAAAAAGACGAAAAAAGAATTGTGGTTAGCGGCTGGAGATGGTCAAGTTATCGCAATCGATGAACTACAACCAGCAGGTAAGCCTAAGATGGCCGTTGCTGCATACTTAAATGGCCATGCGGCCTTCAACGAAGGAGATATTGTAATTACTCATGACGAACCAAAGTAA
- a CDS encoding thiamine diphosphokinase → MKRMRLLAAGPKSDWPDALVEGQLAGPWAGADRGALRLLALGQTPVMAVGDFDSLTEEEAQVVLPQIDHVFRSIPEKDYTDTERLVREVEEMYHPDEIEIYGATGGRIDQMLSNLFIFATPELQEIATKVRLIDRRNDIRFYLPGEHAITHVPGMKYVCFMPLTPVEELDLMDEKYPLKWSGNPYAWSSNEFTSEVNHFRFKTGVVAVIQSRD, encoded by the coding sequence ATGAAACGCATGCGTTTATTAGCTGCAGGTCCTAAGTCAGATTGGCCTGATGCTTTGGTAGAAGGTCAATTAGCAGGTCCGTGGGCTGGGGCTGATCGTGGTGCATTACGCTTATTAGCGTTAGGTCAGACGCCTGTCATGGCTGTTGGTGATTTTGATTCCTTAACGGAAGAAGAAGCACAGGTTGTTTTGCCGCAAATTGACCATGTTTTTCGTTCGATTCCGGAAAAAGATTATACTGATACTGAACGTTTAGTACGTGAGGTAGAGGAGATGTATCATCCAGATGAAATTGAGATTTATGGTGCAACAGGAGGTCGAATCGACCAAATGTTGTCAAATTTGTTTATTTTTGCCACCCCTGAGTTACAAGAAATTGCAACAAAGGTACGCTTGATTGATCGTCGCAATGATATTCGTTTCTATCTACCAGGTGAACATGCCATTACGCATGTGCCGGGGATGAAATATGTGTGTTTCATGCCTTTGACGCCGGTAGAAGAGCTCGACTTAATGGATGAGAAGTATCCATTAAAGTGGTCGGGGAATCCATATGCCTGGTCTTCAAATGAATTTACTTCTGAAGTAAATCATTTTAGGTTCAAAACAGGCGTTGTGGCAGTCATTCAAAGCCGTGATTAA
- the pknB gene encoding Stk1 family PASTA domain-containing Ser/Thr kinase, with product MLTGHLIGDRYRMISRLGKGGMANVYRAFDTILEREVAVKFMRLDLKDDPMVQKRFQNEIQASSDLVNPHITQVYDYGEENGSQYLVTEFVDGKDLKRYELTESPIPLTKIVDLMSQILLGVEAAHEQHIIHRDLKPQNILISLDGEAKITDFGIARAQSSYGMTQTNTAIGSVHYMAPEQVRGETASVRSDIYSLGIMLFELLTGDVPYTGETSVAVAVKHTTETMPSVREQDPRIPQALENVVLKATAKHPADRYASAEEMREDLETVLSPDRVNEAKWVESRVSEDSTVTKVLNLSGADRHGQATQMTTTIATQVVPDRDEITVAPIGDVKKRQPKKTSRKRWLIALIGVLLVSIVAAAFMIKAQPQTYTVPDVKTMNLSQAKAALAASNLALGDVKEEYSSTLAKDMIIASTPGSGTKVRKDAKVDLVISKGPEKVRFGDYVNAKYADVSDELKRKGYLINHDYQYSNYYPAGYIISQSVKADAKVIPGDTNVTFVVSNGPLPVTPTLPSTRPETNSGASESKDEPSSETSSSAEESKSEDKDSAKDDKNTDDTKDVESEKETTPKDDKD from the coding sequence ATGTTAACTGGACACTTAATTGGTGATCGTTATCGTATGATTTCTCGTTTAGGAAAAGGTGGAATGGCGAATGTCTATCGTGCCTTTGACACCATCCTAGAGCGTGAAGTTGCGGTTAAATTTATGCGCTTGGACTTGAAAGATGATCCGATGGTTCAAAAGCGTTTTCAAAATGAAATTCAAGCATCATCTGACTTAGTAAATCCACATATTACGCAAGTTTATGACTACGGTGAAGAAAATGGTAGCCAATACTTGGTCACTGAATTTGTGGATGGTAAAGATTTAAAGCGATATGAACTAACAGAAAGCCCAATCCCATTAACGAAGATTGTTGACTTGATGTCACAAATTTTGTTGGGGGTTGAAGCCGCGCATGAACAACACATTATTCATCGTGACTTGAAGCCGCAGAATATTTTGATTTCACTTGATGGTGAAGCTAAAATTACTGACTTTGGAATTGCTCGTGCGCAGTCTAGCTACGGTATGACGCAAACAAATACGGCCATTGGGTCGGTGCACTACATGGCACCGGAACAAGTCCGTGGTGAAACGGCTAGTGTTCGTAGTGACATTTATTCACTAGGAATTATGTTATTTGAACTTCTAACGGGTGATGTGCCTTACACAGGCGAAACATCAGTTGCGGTCGCTGTGAAGCACACGACTGAAACGATGCCTTCAGTTCGTGAGCAAGATCCACGTATCCCACAAGCTTTAGAAAATGTTGTGTTAAAAGCCACTGCTAAGCATCCAGCTGATCGTTATGCCAGCGCTGAAGAGATGCGCGAAGACTTGGAGACGGTGTTGTCACCTGATCGTGTTAATGAAGCAAAGTGGGTTGAATCACGTGTAAGCGAAGATTCAACGGTTACAAAGGTGTTGAATTTGTCAGGCGCTGATCGTCATGGTCAAGCCACACAAATGACAACAACGATTGCGACGCAAGTAGTACCTGATCGTGATGAGATAACGGTTGCACCTATTGGTGATGTGAAGAAACGTCAACCAAAAAAGACATCAAGAAAGCGTTGGTTGATTGCTTTGATTGGTGTTTTGTTGGTATCAATTGTGGCCGCTGCCTTTATGATTAAAGCGCAACCGCAAACCTATACGGTACCTGATGTTAAGACGATGAACTTGTCACAAGCTAAGGCGGCCTTGGCAGCTAGTAATTTAGCGTTGGGGGATGTCAAAGAAGAATATTCATCAACGTTAGCTAAGGATATGATCATTGCGTCAACACCAGGATCTGGCACGAAAGTTCGTAAAGATGCCAAGGTTGATTTGGTTATTTCTAAAGGTCCTGAAAAAGTGCGCTTTGGTGACTATGTGAATGCGAAGTACGCGGATGTTTCCGACGAATTAAAGCGTAAAGGTTATTTGATTAATCACGATTATCAATATAGCAATTACTATCCTGCGGGTTACATTATTAGTCAAAGCGTGAAGGCTGATGCTAAGGTTATTCCTGGTGATACAAATGTCACTTTTGTCGTATCAAATGGACCTTTGCCAGTTACACCAACATTGCCATCGACTCGACCAGAGACAAATAGTGGGGCAAGCGAAAGCAAAGATGAGCCGTCGTCCGAAACGTCTTCATCAGCAGAAGAATCTAAGTCAGAAGACAAAGACTCTGCCAAAGATGACAAAAACACTGACGATACAAAAGATGTAGAATCAGAAAAAGAAACAACACCTAAAGACGATAAAGACTAA
- the rsgA gene encoding ribosome small subunit-dependent GTPase A, producing the protein MPNYHGQIQLSLAGFYDVMTDDGQLIRTRARGNFRKRDIKPMVGDFVEFSVEPPEDGYILSIDERRNSLVRPPVSNVDQAIVVTSVKIPEFSTNLLDRQLVALEEKSIEPVIYISKTDLLSAEEFAELSEIIDGYRAAGYDAILPESSFDDASLAEVKERMPNQLTVLMGQTGAGKSTLLNHLVPGLELETGEVSEALMRGKHTTRQVGLIEMFDGLVADTPGFSAFEVFDMDARDLTHYFREFNRLSPMCKYRGCVHLNEPECAVKEALEAGDIMASRYHNYKEFYDLIEGRRPVYNKHDKKH; encoded by the coding sequence ATGCCAAATTATCATGGACAAATCCAATTATCATTAGCCGGATTTTATGACGTTATGACAGATGATGGACAATTAATCCGTACACGTGCACGTGGGAATTTTCGTAAGCGTGATATTAAGCCAATGGTTGGTGACTTTGTTGAATTTTCAGTAGAACCACCTGAGGATGGATACATTCTAAGTATTGATGAACGTCGCAATAGTTTAGTACGACCACCTGTTTCTAACGTGGATCAAGCCATTGTGGTGACATCAGTGAAGATTCCTGAGTTTTCAACGAACTTGTTGGATCGCCAACTAGTTGCTTTGGAAGAAAAAAGTATTGAACCAGTTATCTACATTTCTAAGACTGACTTGTTGTCAGCCGAAGAATTTGCGGAACTATCTGAAATTATTGACGGTTACCGTGCGGCTGGATACGATGCAATTTTGCCAGAGAGTTCATTTGATGATGCTAGCTTAGCTGAAGTCAAAGAACGTATGCCTAATCAATTAACAGTATTGATGGGACAAACTGGGGCGGGGAAGAGTACACTGCTTAACCATCTGGTTCCTGGTTTGGAACTTGAAACGGGTGAGGTTTCTGAAGCCTTGATGCGTGGAAAGCACACGACCCGTCAAGTTGGTTTGATTGAAATGTTTGATGGACTTGTAGCGGACACACCTGGATTCTCAGCTTTTGAGGTCTTTGATATGGACGCTCGCGATTTGACACATTATTTCCGTGAATTTAATCGCTTAAGCCCAATGTGTAAGTACCGTGGATGTGTTCATTTAAACGAACCTGAATGTGCGGTTAAGGAAGCTTTGGAAGCTGGTGACATTATGGCTTCACGTTATCATAACTATAAAGAATTTTATGATTTGATTGAAGGCCGTCGACCGGTTTATAATAAGCATGATAAGAAACATTAA
- a CDS encoding Stp1/IreP family PP2C-type Ser/Thr phosphatase: MKISYATDIGRVRTNNQDYVGVYMNQFGAQLAIVADGVGGSRGGDVASTMLVSELGQLWQATEFVNASDAHEWISQQTVEVNHHIVEASKQSANLEGMATTMVLAAIFEKSVLIANIGDSRAYLIRQQVLHQITEDHNMAAELLKEGAITEAEVEVHPGRNVITRQLGLDDMVDLDMYGVDLEPDDLLLLTTDGMLKHVPETQIMDVIQQSDDLSASVEQLILDTNAAGGTDNVTVLLGHQESEGA, from the coding sequence ATGAAAATTTCATATGCGACAGATATTGGTCGTGTTCGAACGAATAATCAAGACTATGTTGGCGTCTACATGAATCAATTTGGGGCACAATTAGCTATCGTGGCTGATGGTGTCGGCGGAAGTCGTGGTGGAGATGTTGCATCAACGATGTTGGTGTCAGAATTAGGTCAACTGTGGCAAGCAACTGAATTTGTGAATGCAAGTGATGCACATGAATGGATTTCACAACAAACAGTGGAAGTAAATCACCACATTGTGGAAGCCTCTAAGCAATCAGCTAATTTAGAGGGGATGGCAACAACCATGGTGCTGGCTGCTATCTTTGAAAAGTCAGTTTTGATTGCCAATATTGGGGATTCACGTGCTTACCTGATTCGTCAACAAGTACTTCACCAAATTACTGAAGATCATAATATGGCAGCTGAATTGCTAAAAGAAGGTGCCATTACAGAAGCTGAAGTGGAAGTACACCCTGGCCGTAATGTGATTACACGTCAATTAGGTTTGGATGACATGGTTGATTTGGATATGTATGGCGTTGATTTAGAACCAGATGATCTACTACTGCTAACAACTGACGGGATGCTAAAGCATGTCCCTGAAACGCAAATTATGGATGTTATCCAACAAAGTGACGACTTGTCCGCAAGTGTTGAACAATTAATTTTGGACACAAATGCGGCAGGTGGAACCGATAATGTCACGGTCTTGCTTGGTCACCAAGAAAGCGAGGGCGCATAA
- the rpmB gene encoding 50S ribosomal protein L28, translating to MAVDAITGKRTRFGNQRSHALNSSRRSWKPNLQKVTVKINGSAPKKVYLSARTLKAGLKNGSIERV from the coding sequence ATGGCAGTTGATGCAATTACTGGAAAGCGTACTCGCTTTGGTAACCAACGTTCACACGCCCTTAACTCAAGTCGTCGTAGCTGGAAGCCAAATTTGCAAAAGGTAACCGTTAAGATTAACGGTTCTGCACCAAAGAAGGTTTACTTGTCAGCTCGTACTTTGAAGGCTGGATTGAAGAACGGTTCAATCGAACGTGTTTAA
- the rpe gene encoding ribulose-phosphate 3-epimerase → MAIKVAPSILSADYMNLQKDVELVEQAGAEMLHIDVMDGMFVPSISFGPNWVKGLKEFANIELDVHLMVEEPGRYVDVFADAGADIIGVHYEATQHIHRVLQQIKNRGLKAEVVINPGTSVELLAPVLDMVDQVLIMTVNPGFGGQKFLPASIAKIARLHEMKLEGGYDFDIQVDGGINDESAKLVYDAGATVAVAGSYVYDKVDPAAKIARLKEVTAD, encoded by the coding sequence ATGGCTATTAAAGTTGCTCCATCAATTTTGTCTGCAGATTACATGAACTTGCAAAAGGATGTTGAACTAGTTGAACAAGCTGGTGCAGAAATGTTGCACATCGACGTTATGGACGGAATGTTCGTACCATCAATCTCATTTGGTCCAAACTGGGTTAAGGGATTGAAGGAATTCGCTAACATTGAATTGGACGTACACTTGATGGTTGAAGAACCTGGTCGTTACGTAGATGTATTTGCTGATGCAGGTGCGGACATCATCGGTGTTCACTACGAAGCGACACAACACATTCACCGTGTTTTGCAACAAATTAAGAACCGTGGATTGAAGGCTGAAGTTGTCATCAACCCAGGAACATCTGTTGAATTGTTGGCCCCTGTCTTGGATATGGTTGATCAAGTTTTGATCATGACTGTTAACCCTGGATTTGGTGGACAAAAGTTCTTGCCTGCATCAATCGCTAAGATTGCACGTTTGCACGAAATGAAGCTTGAAGGTGGTTACGACTTTGATATCCAAGTTGACGGTGGTATCAATGACGAAAGCGCTAAGCTAGTTTACGATGCAGGTGCAACTGTTGCGGTTGCCGGATCATATGTTTACGACAAGGTTGATCCAGCTGCTAAGATTGCACGTTTGAAGGAAGTTACGGCTGACTAA